One Phycisphaerae bacterium RAS2 DNA window includes the following coding sequences:
- a CDS encoding Transposase IS200 like protein, translating into MSSHVYHEVYLHFNWHTKGDLPLLTGDLEALAHAELTAKCRRIKGAYLHGLGGTDTHVHLAVSIEPFVVISDLVQELKGASSFEVNKRLNRKALEWQRGYGVVSFGKRNLDWVLDYVRRQREHHANGQLQARLEVCDSPDSGEPRPAEAG; encoded by the coding sequence ATGAGCAGTCATGTTTATCATGAGGTTTATCTTCACTTCAACTGGCACACCAAGGGCGATCTGCCGCTGCTCACGGGCGACCTCGAAGCGCTCGCCCACGCAGAATTGACAGCAAAATGCCGGCGAATCAAGGGCGCGTACCTGCACGGCTTGGGCGGCACCGACACGCATGTTCACTTGGCAGTGAGCATTGAGCCGTTCGTTGTGATCAGCGACCTTGTGCAGGAACTCAAGGGTGCGTCCTCATTCGAGGTGAACAAGCGCCTGAACCGAAAGGCCCTGGAGTGGCAGCGCGGTTATGGCGTGGTGAGTTTCGGCAAGCGGAATCTCGATTGGGTGCTCGACTATGTTCGCCGCCAGCGCGAGCACCACGCCAACGGCCAGCTCCAGGCCCGGCTCGAAGTCTGCGATTCGCCGGATTCCGGTGAACCAAGACCGGCTGAAGCCGGCTGA
- a CDS encoding Ankyrin repeats (3 copies): MATLDDDFRDAVAAIDAGDEPALRRLLDARPHVAVARLDSPGEWLRGVAASDIEPGGFFHRPYLLWFIAEDPVRHGRLPSNIAAIARCIIDTARLKDPATLPEQVDYALRLVCWSWIARQCGVQIALIDELLGAGASLEGLNTYQGRYGANTDAAIHNGNFAAAEHLVNRGAVLTLTTALCLNRWEEVDRLAPAASQAERDDAFVQAALHGHAEALRRMLALGMAPTSISRRNHSHGTALHHAVSSGNLEAVRVLVEAGANLSRVDSMFGGTPLGWAEYGESQEKDATRAARFRAIREYLQQRSNT, from the coding sequence ATGGCCACCCTCGACGACGACTTCCGCGATGCCGTCGCCGCCATCGACGCGGGGGATGAACCCGCTTTGCGGCGACTGCTGGATGCCAGGCCGCACGTCGCCGTCGCGCGACTTGATTCCCCCGGCGAATGGCTGCGCGGCGTGGCTGCGAGCGACATCGAGCCGGGCGGATTCTTTCACCGCCCGTACCTGCTCTGGTTCATCGCGGAGGACCCGGTCCGTCACGGCAGGCTTCCGTCGAACATCGCGGCGATAGCCCGTTGCATCATCGACACGGCCCGCCTTAAGGACCCGGCAACCCTGCCCGAGCAAGTCGATTACGCCCTGCGCCTCGTATGCTGGTCGTGGATTGCCCGACAATGCGGCGTGCAGATCGCGCTGATCGACGAATTGCTAGGGGCCGGTGCGTCGCTGGAGGGCCTGAACACTTATCAGGGTCGCTATGGCGCCAACACCGACGCGGCGATCCACAACGGTAACTTTGCCGCGGCCGAACACCTCGTGAACCGCGGCGCGGTGCTCACTCTAACGACGGCTCTTTGCCTGAATCGCTGGGAGGAAGTCGATCGTCTCGCGCCGGCTGCATCTCAAGCGGAACGTGATGATGCATTCGTTCAGGCAGCGCTGCATGGCCATGCTGAGGCGCTTCGGCGAATGCTCGCGCTGGGGATGGCCCCCACATCCATCAGCCGCCGAAACCATTCGCACGGGACCGCCCTGCATCATGCTGTTTCGTCGGGCAACCTCGAAGCGGTACGCGTGCTGGTGGAGGCCGGCGCGAACTTGTCGCGCGTGGATTCCATGTTTGGCGGCACACCATTGGGCTGGGCGGAGTATGGCGAGAGTCAGGAGAAGGACGCGACCCGCGCCGCGCGGTTTCGAGCGATTCGCGAGTACTTGCAGCAACGGTCGAACACGTGA
- the frdB gene encoding Fumarate reductase iron-sulfur subunit, which yields MAAHASHDSHASHDSHGHAGHGAAHDSHGHGGQHEAVIFRIARQDRPGGDRYHQSFSVPHVPGMNVISALQYIAGHPTPIGETESVTPVAWDCNCLEEVCGACTMVINGRVRQACSALVDQLDRNDAGEIELEPMSKYPVVRDLFVDRRRIFEGLKRVRAWIPVDGYYDAGAGPTQGPGEQETNYPLSQCMSCGCCMEACPQYTKVEISRASGESDAEFARRETHELQNGFLGAAVISQAVLFNNHPTGKMSKGERLEALMGPGGITDCGNAQNCVKVCPKLIPLTYSIAKAGRDTSIHAIKRWFMK from the coding sequence ATGGCTGCACACGCATCTCACGACTCGCATGCATCCCACGATTCGCACGGTCACGCGGGCCACGGCGCCGCTCACGATTCGCACGGGCACGGCGGGCAACACGAAGCCGTCATCTTTCGCATCGCCCGGCAGGATCGGCCCGGTGGCGATCGATACCATCAATCCTTCTCCGTGCCGCACGTGCCGGGGATGAACGTTATCTCGGCGCTGCAATACATCGCCGGCCATCCGACGCCGATCGGCGAAACCGAGTCCGTCACGCCGGTCGCGTGGGATTGCAACTGCCTTGAAGAGGTCTGCGGCGCCTGCACGATGGTCATCAACGGCCGCGTGCGGCAGGCATGCAGCGCCTTGGTCGATCAACTCGACCGCAACGACGCGGGCGAGATCGAACTGGAGCCGATGAGCAAGTACCCGGTCGTGCGTGATTTGTTCGTCGATCGGCGGCGCATCTTTGAGGGGCTGAAGCGCGTGCGGGCGTGGATCCCGGTCGACGGATACTACGACGCCGGCGCGGGGCCGACCCAGGGACCGGGCGAGCAGGAGACCAATTATCCGTTGTCGCAATGCATGAGCTGCGGCTGCTGCATGGAAGCCTGCCCACAATATACGAAGGTGGAAATCTCTCGCGCCAGCGGCGAGAGCGATGCCGAGTTTGCCCGGCGCGAGACACACGAATTGCAGAATGGGTTCCTCGGCGCAGCCGTCATCTCGCAGGCCGTTCTGTTCAACAATCATCCGACCGGCAAGATGAGCAAGGGCGAGCGGCTGGAGGCACTGATGGGCCCCGGCGGAATCACCGATTGCGGCAACGCGCAGAACTGCGTGAAAGTCTGTCCGAAGCTGATCCCACTGACGTATTCCATTGCGAAGGCCGGCCGGGACACGTCGATCCACGCCATCAAGCGCTGGTTCATGAAGTAG
- a CDS encoding 18 kDa heat shock protein, which yields MSANAMLEKPAAPQNVVATPEPTRSGRTYVPAVDIIEKADEFVLFADVPGAIGDRIDVNYENGLLTLRAGIDPSPRTREGSLLREYGVGDFERSFRVGEGIDASRIDAELRSGVLSVHLPKAESIKPRRISVKSE from the coding sequence ATGTCAGCGAATGCAATGCTTGAGAAGCCGGCCGCCCCACAGAACGTCGTGGCGACGCCGGAACCAACCCGCAGCGGCCGAACCTATGTGCCGGCGGTTGACATCATCGAAAAGGCGGATGAGTTTGTGCTCTTCGCCGACGTTCCCGGCGCAATCGGCGACCGAATCGACGTGAATTACGAGAATGGCCTGTTGACGCTCCGCGCAGGAATTGACCCCTCGCCCCGAACGCGCGAAGGGAGCCTGCTCCGCGAGTATGGCGTGGGCGATTTTGAACGGTCGTTCCGCGTTGGCGAGGGCATCGATGCATCAAGGATCGATGCCGAGTTGCGTAGCGGCGTCCTGTCAGTGCATCTGCCCAAAGCGGAGTCGATCAAGCCGCGGCGCATTTCAGTGAAGTCCGAGTGA
- the hspA gene encoding Spore protein SP21, which produces MFINRMLLAPELVRREMGELFDSVFNGHDVRARSYPALNIWEEGDRLFAEAELPGMGMDDIELFVVGNELTIKGQRRPLADENASYHRRERGVGEFSRTVTLPVEIDSDKVEASLKNGVLTITLPKAEAARPRKISVRTE; this is translated from the coding sequence ATGTTCATCAATCGAATGTTGCTGGCCCCGGAACTCGTCCGGCGAGAAATGGGGGAGTTGTTCGACAGCGTATTCAACGGACACGACGTGCGAGCGCGGTCCTATCCGGCGCTGAACATCTGGGAAGAAGGCGACCGGTTGTTCGCCGAAGCCGAGTTGCCCGGCATGGGAATGGACGACATCGAGTTGTTCGTTGTCGGCAACGAATTGACGATCAAGGGACAGCGCAGGCCGCTGGCCGATGAGAACGCGAGCTACCATCGTCGCGAGCGCGGCGTGGGCGAGTTTTCCCGCACCGTAACGCTTCCGGTCGAGATCGATTCCGACAAAGTCGAAGCGAGTCTGAAGAACGGCGTGTTGACGATCACACTGCCAAAGGCCGAAGCGGCCCGTCCGCGAAAGATCAGCGTTCGTACGGAGTAA
- the rpfG_4 gene encoding Cyclic di-GMP phosphodiesterase response regulator RpfG, protein MFENLQQVGGLTAMVVDDDPQLRALCRALLERDGWSVIEAADGAKAVELARDQPPDVFIMDVMMPGMDGYDATRALRADMMTANTPVVMLSARVEPDAVIAGLDSGADEYLAKPIHPQEFVLRMRAMSRLRRASRELERSYERLGEQSWALNCLLDFTTALSRAETLEAVYDRMLELAIAMTACRRVMIAISVDNGDLDVVRASRREDMMAGPIARVGTICGEAMASGKTLLVEDDEAAATWAGRPDFDYVSETPSVAIPIKSRDQSVGLICACGRVGQRPFSPQDLEYLELAAAYAASAIHMIQTSKARDAARDAIVVGLAQLAEHRDDDTGKHLERVANYCVEVAEALREDAPYNRIIDDEFINNIQRAAPLHDIGKVAIPDAILLKPGRLSTEERDVMRMHPVVGAETIRSLMAHAPDSAFLRMAEDITHAHHEWFDGNGYPRQLKGEQIPLAARIAAIADVYDALRTERIYKGPMSHDEAVQHILESSGTHFDPVVVEAFYRRHEAIERLATHLSDRKSAVKRHRPTHVAWANAQVEPSSDDADPSSMASPARVDEQAT, encoded by the coding sequence TTGTTTGAGAACCTCCAGCAAGTTGGCGGACTGACGGCGATGGTCGTGGACGACGACCCGCAGCTGCGCGCGCTTTGCCGCGCGCTGTTGGAGCGAGACGGCTGGTCCGTCATCGAGGCTGCCGATGGAGCGAAAGCAGTGGAGCTGGCCCGAGATCAGCCGCCCGACGTATTCATCATGGACGTCATGATGCCCGGCATGGACGGCTATGACGCCACCCGCGCCCTGCGAGCTGACATGATGACAGCCAACACACCGGTTGTCATGCTAAGTGCGCGGGTGGAGCCGGACGCCGTGATCGCGGGATTGGACAGCGGCGCGGATGAGTACCTGGCCAAGCCCATTCACCCGCAGGAATTTGTCCTACGAATGCGGGCCATGAGTCGGTTGCGTCGCGCGTCGCGCGAGTTGGAGCGGAGCTATGAGCGATTGGGGGAGCAATCCTGGGCGCTGAACTGCCTGCTTGATTTTACGACGGCCCTTTCGCGAGCGGAAACATTGGAAGCGGTCTATGACCGTATGCTGGAGCTGGCCATTGCGATGACCGCATGCCGTCGCGTCATGATCGCCATTTCGGTGGACAACGGCGATCTGGACGTCGTCCGTGCGAGCCGCCGGGAAGACATGATGGCCGGGCCGATCGCCCGCGTGGGAACGATCTGCGGCGAGGCGATGGCGTCGGGCAAGACGCTGCTCGTGGAGGACGACGAAGCAGCCGCCACGTGGGCGGGGCGACCCGATTTTGACTACGTCTCCGAAACGCCCAGCGTGGCGATTCCGATCAAATCCCGCGATCAGTCGGTCGGACTCATTTGTGCGTGCGGCCGCGTCGGCCAGAGGCCGTTCTCTCCGCAGGATCTCGAATACCTCGAGTTGGCGGCGGCGTATGCCGCTTCCGCGATTCACATGATTCAAACCAGCAAGGCGCGCGACGCGGCGCGCGACGCGATTGTCGTTGGCCTGGCCCAGCTTGCGGAACACCGCGACGACGACACGGGCAAACACCTGGAGCGCGTGGCGAATTACTGCGTGGAGGTCGCCGAGGCCCTCCGGGAAGACGCTCCGTACAACCGCATTATTGACGACGAGTTCATCAACAACATCCAGCGCGCGGCGCCGTTGCATGACATCGGCAAGGTCGCCATCCCCGACGCGATCCTCCTCAAGCCCGGCCGGCTTTCGACGGAAGAACGCGATGTGATGCGCATGCACCCGGTGGTCGGGGCCGAAACGATCCGCTCGCTGATGGCCCACGCGCCCGATTCCGCCTTCTTGCGAATGGCCGAAGACATTACCCACGCACACCACGAGTGGTTTGACGGCAACGGCTACCCGCGCCAGCTCAAGGGGGAGCAGATTCCGCTCGCCGCGCGCATCGCCGCCATCGCGGACGTCTACGACGCCCTGCGAACCGAACGCATCTACAAGGGACCGATGTCGCACGACGAGGCGGTGCAACACATCCTCGAATCGTCCGGGACGCATTTTGACCCGGTCGTTGTCGAAGCCTTCTATCGCCGGCACGAGGCTATCGAGCGTCTGGCAACACACTTGTCCGATCGAAAGTCGGCGGTCAAGCGCCATCGACCGACCCACGTGGCGTGGGCCAATGCCCAGGTGGAACCAAGTTCGGATGACGCGGATCCCTCCTCCATGGCCAGTCCCGCGCGAGTCGACGAGCAGGCAACGTAG
- a CDS encoding twin arginine translocase protein A — protein sequence MGDAAWLRQCGQKGQMAMEPHGYMLAFLGNLGPWELIVIGIVALLLFGKRLPEVGRSLGRGIVEFKKGLRDTGDDINAAGSTTGSDAARGSKPLEKTSE from the coding sequence ATGGGTGATGCTGCGTGGCTGCGGCAGTGCGGGCAGAAAGGGCAGATGGCGATGGAACCTCACGGATATATGCTGGCGTTCTTGGGAAATCTGGGTCCGTGGGAGCTGATTGTCATCGGCATTGTCGCGCTGCTGCTCTTCGGCAAGCGGCTGCCCGAAGTCGGCCGTTCGCTGGGTCGCGGCATCGTCGAGTTCAAGAAGGGCCTGCGCGACACGGGTGACGACATCAATGCAGCCGGCAGCACAACGGGATCGGACGCCGCGCGCGGCTCAAAACCTTTGGAAAAGACATCAGAATAA
- a CDS encoding Phenylacetate-coenzyme A ligase: MLPALARRLVLPLHERICRRPTFRRLRELERSQWMEPAALIELQETKLRRLMRHASSRIPYYRRRFVDAGCHADNVQGFGLGSLVRLPTLSKDDIRQNLNALLDPTSAGERFPYTTGGSTGQPLQFHIDRSRQAADQAARARSRRWFGVDLGERELYLWGAPAELSAQDRFKSLRDRLINHRLLSAFNMTPRTMSRHLDVMQRFNPVHLFGYPSSLARLVRHARDTGRRFANPALRAVFTTGEWLDPADRSTIEEAVSCPVADGYGAREAGFIAHQCPLGAYHIAMEGVIVEILGESGHPLPAGEVGEITITNLDAWAMPFIRYRTGDLGALRAAPCPCGRGLACLEVVAGRRTDMLQTKSGGAAHALSVLYVLRDQPGIAQYQVIQQGDLSLDVRLVANSLTAQSRSRLASRLSACIGTGTPVRIHQVDRIEAASSGKYRSVISLASGTPSHRP; encoded by the coding sequence ATGCTTCCTGCGCTCGCCCGGCGACTGGTGCTTCCCCTTCACGAACGAATCTGCCGGAGACCCACCTTCCGCCGGCTGCGGGAGCTGGAGCGGTCGCAATGGATGGAGCCCGCAGCGCTCATCGAACTTCAGGAAACGAAGCTCCGCCGGCTGATGCGGCATGCCTCAAGTCGAATCCCGTATTACCGCCGCCGGTTCGTCGATGCGGGGTGCCATGCAGACAATGTCCAAGGGTTTGGCCTGGGCAGCCTCGTTCGACTCCCCACGCTGTCAAAAGACGACATTCGGCAAAATCTCAACGCGCTGCTCGACCCGACTTCCGCCGGCGAGCGGTTTCCCTATACGACCGGAGGCAGCACCGGGCAACCGCTGCAATTCCATATCGACCGATCTCGTCAGGCGGCGGATCAGGCTGCGCGCGCTCGGTCCCGGCGCTGGTTCGGCGTCGACCTCGGCGAGCGCGAGCTGTACCTCTGGGGCGCGCCGGCCGAATTATCCGCACAGGATCGTTTCAAGTCGCTGCGCGATCGCCTGATCAACCACCGTCTGCTAAGCGCCTTCAACATGACGCCTCGCACGATGTCGCGCCATCTGGACGTCATGCAGCGATTCAACCCCGTGCATCTCTTCGGTTACCCGAGCAGCCTGGCGCGACTGGTCCGCCACGCGCGCGACACCGGACGACGGTTCGCCAATCCCGCATTGCGGGCGGTCTTTACGACCGGCGAGTGGCTCGACCCGGCGGACCGCTCGACCATTGAAGAGGCCGTTTCCTGCCCCGTGGCAGACGGCTATGGCGCTCGCGAGGCTGGATTCATCGCGCACCAATGCCCGCTGGGCGCCTACCACATCGCAATGGAAGGCGTCATTGTGGAGATCCTCGGCGAATCAGGCCACCCGCTGCCGGCAGGTGAAGTTGGAGAAATCACGATCACGAACCTTGATGCCTGGGCAATGCCATTCATCCGCTATCGCACCGGCGATCTGGGGGCGCTGCGCGCCGCGCCCTGCCCTTGCGGACGCGGGCTGGCCTGTCTGGAGGTTGTTGCCGGCCGGCGCACCGACATGCTCCAAACGAAGTCCGGCGGCGCAGCCCATGCCCTTTCGGTGCTTTATGTCCTGCGCGATCAGCCGGGTATCGCGCAATACCAGGTGATCCAACAGGGCGATTTGAGTCTGGACGTGCGACTCGTCGCAAATTCGCTCACCGCGCAATCCCGATCCCGGTTGGCCTCCAGGCTCTCCGCCTGCATCGGCACAGGGACACCGGTGCGAATCCATCAAGTCGATCGAATCGAAGCGGCCTCTTCAGGCAAATATCGAAGTGTCATCAGTCTGGCAAGCGGCACACCGTCTCACCGGCCATAG
- the wecA_2 gene encoding UDP-N-acetylgalactosamine-undecaprenyl-phosphate N-acetylgalactosaminephosphotransferase, with protein sequence MSANVLAPLDLIVQPAGPIAAPQEPSASKSLGQTIPSSTDVPTGSVLGRHLLHLPRAAWMAADITLVVSAMVIGHHRLVWWSPTPWPLGEFQPWMPALILATCVAIAGSIFGLYESNTLWARSRILARCFITIVAAVLSTWLITNLFMYSSLSRRTIAFGFVAFLILAPCIRLLAHQSVREVRRGLLVIGRGPLTGAIIRSVRRGCVPGYRLIGVALDQADSRREQFASDIPIVGSAAEASRICREFDVAEVIVANEACRDTTSATAALQCLHLGCRVTDETTFFETAYGQVPVSHISPRWFLSADLKGHRREHAFVKRCVDLVGAACGLIVAAPALVAVAMLVRIQDGGPVLYSQTRVGRGGRRFTLYKFRTMRVDAEAGGTQWAVANDDRVTAIGRWLRRSRLDELPQLWNILRGEMSFVGPRPERPEFVKPLAMLIPHYHERHLVKPGLTGWAQINLAYAADVHDARLKLQHDLYYIKHMSLELDLVILLRTLGTFFRGGR encoded by the coding sequence GTGAGCGCCAACGTTCTGGCTCCCCTCGATCTGATCGTGCAGCCTGCTGGCCCGATTGCCGCGCCGCAGGAGCCGTCTGCCTCGAAATCGCTCGGCCAGACGATTCCGTCTTCCACGGATGTCCCCACAGGCTCAGTGCTCGGCCGGCACCTGCTCCATCTGCCCCGCGCTGCGTGGATGGCCGCAGACATCACACTCGTTGTTTCCGCGATGGTGATCGGTCACCATCGACTGGTGTGGTGGTCGCCGACGCCCTGGCCGCTTGGCGAGTTTCAGCCGTGGATGCCCGCGCTGATCTTGGCGACCTGCGTCGCCATCGCGGGGAGCATCTTCGGGCTCTATGAATCCAACACGCTCTGGGCGCGATCGCGCATCCTCGCCCGATGCTTCATCACGATCGTGGCCGCGGTCCTGTCCACCTGGCTCATCACCAACCTATTCATGTATTCCAGCTTGAGTCGCCGGACGATTGCGTTCGGGTTTGTCGCGTTCCTCATACTGGCGCCATGCATCCGCCTGCTGGCGCATCAATCGGTGCGCGAAGTTCGCCGCGGGCTGCTTGTGATTGGTCGCGGCCCGCTGACCGGCGCGATCATCCGCTCGGTCCGTCGGGGATGCGTACCGGGGTATCGCCTGATCGGCGTCGCCCTGGATCAAGCCGACTCGCGGCGTGAGCAATTCGCTTCGGACATCCCGATCGTCGGATCGGCCGCCGAAGCATCTCGCATCTGCCGCGAATTCGATGTGGCCGAAGTCATCGTTGCGAACGAGGCCTGCCGCGACACCACGAGCGCCACCGCCGCGCTTCAATGCCTCCACCTGGGGTGCCGCGTTACGGACGAGACAACCTTCTTTGAGACGGCATACGGGCAGGTCCCGGTATCGCACATCTCACCGCGATGGTTCTTGTCCGCCGATCTGAAGGGCCACCGCCGCGAACACGCATTTGTCAAGCGGTGCGTCGATCTGGTCGGAGCGGCGTGCGGATTGATTGTCGCCGCACCGGCCCTGGTGGCGGTTGCGATGCTGGTACGCATTCAGGACGGCGGGCCGGTGCTTTACAGCCAAACGCGAGTCGGCCGCGGCGGGCGGAGATTCACGCTCTACAAGTTCCGAACGATGCGCGTCGATGCCGAGGCGGGCGGCACTCAATGGGCCGTCGCCAACGATGACCGCGTTACTGCGATCGGGCGGTGGCTTCGCCGGTCGCGCCTGGATGAATTGCCACAGTTGTGGAACATTCTTCGCGGTGAGATGTCGTTCGTCGGTCCCCGACCAGAGCGGCCGGAGTTCGTCAAGCCGCTGGCCATGTTGATCCCCCATTACCACGAGCGCCATCTCGTCAAGCCGGGGTTAACCGGCTGGGCGCAGATCAATCTGGCCTACGCCGCGGATGTACACGACGCCCGGCTGAAACTCCAACACGATCTCTATTACATCAAGCACATGTCTCTCGAACTCGACCTCGTCATCCTGCTGCGGACGCTGGGGACGTTTTTTCGCGGCGGGCGTTGA
- a CDS encoding Soj-like protein → MECIAVINQKGGVGKTTTAVNLGAALGQRGRRVLMLDLDPQGHLTTHFGLDEAAPGRGIYEVLTRDLPLDDALHSYGKNLTIVPAQIDLAAAEVELVSVVGREVILRDTLAAAKKTYDLAIIDCPPSLGILTLNALGASTRVLIPLQAHFLALQGAGKLFETIALVSQRINPALRVLGIVLCMYEAGTKLSAEVVADLQSFLDSSRAGHAPWRDAKIFEARIRRNVKLAECPSHGQSIFEYADKSNGAIDYLALADEFLAALSPQSQVVQRATDEPAAPASQPLPVQGSAPTVPQTVQSSSKARKPRPKTPPVAEGAPADAPNDKAQAKPESEAVARAG, encoded by the coding sequence ATGGAATGCATCGCAGTCATCAATCAAAAAGGCGGCGTTGGGAAGACAACCACAGCGGTCAATCTCGGCGCGGCGCTCGGGCAGCGCGGCCGGCGCGTGCTGATGCTCGACCTCGACCCACAGGGCCACCTGACGACGCATTTCGGTTTGGACGAGGCCGCTCCCGGCCGGGGCATTTACGAAGTCCTGACGCGCGATCTCCCACTGGATGACGCGCTCCACTCGTATGGCAAGAACTTGACCATCGTCCCCGCGCAGATTGACCTTGCAGCCGCCGAAGTGGAGCTGGTCAGCGTCGTCGGGCGCGAAGTGATTCTTCGCGACACCCTCGCAGCGGCGAAGAAGACCTACGACCTTGCGATCATCGACTGTCCGCCTTCCCTTGGAATACTCACGCTCAACGCGCTAGGGGCTTCGACGCGCGTCTTGATACCGCTGCAGGCGCATTTCCTGGCATTGCAGGGCGCCGGCAAGCTGTTCGAGACCATCGCGCTGGTGTCGCAGCGGATCAACCCGGCCCTGCGCGTGCTGGGCATCGTGCTTTGCATGTACGAAGCCGGGACCAAGCTGTCGGCCGAGGTCGTGGCGGACTTGCAATCGTTTCTCGATTCGTCCCGCGCGGGGCACGCGCCGTGGCGCGACGCGAAAATCTTTGAAGCTCGCATTCGCAGGAACGTGAAACTGGCGGAGTGCCCCAGTCACGGCCAATCCATCTTCGAATATGCCGACAAGAGCAATGGCGCGATTGATTACCTCGCGCTGGCCGATGAGTTCCTGGCAGCCCTCTCGCCGCAATCGCAGGTCGTGCAGAGGGCGACCGATGAGCCCGCCGCACCTGCTTCGCAACCGCTGCCGGTTCAGGGTAGCGCGCCGACCGTTCCCCAAACCGTCCAATCCTCGTCAAAAGCACGAAAGCCGCGCCCGAAGACGCCGCCCGTCGCCGAGGGCGCCCCGGCTGATGCTCCGAATGACAAGGCCCAGGCCAAGCCGGAGTCGGAAGCGGTCGCACGGGCGGGTTGA
- the ilvE_1 gene encoding Branched-chain-amino-acid aminotransferase, with translation MLQPRDPRNDDLVVNINGRLVHRNEAGVSPFDSAVQGGDAVWEGLRLYHGRIFMLTEHLERLISSAKALAFAEIPSTARIIDEIRRTLAANRMTDGVHIRLTLSRGVKYTSGMDPRLNTSGPTLIVLAEHKPPVYDKSGITLMTSSIRRFPVDCLDPKIHHCNLIQSILAKIEANAAGADDALMLDTRGFIAETNATHVFIVERGVVRTSRLVACPEGITRAVVLGMCRRSGIPHAEADLSLTELYRADECFCTGTMGELAPVVKVDGRVIGGGRAGEMTTRLSNCFRELTETEGEPVA, from the coding sequence ATGCTGCAACCGCGCGATCCACGCAACGACGATCTTGTGGTGAACATCAACGGCCGACTCGTTCATCGAAACGAGGCGGGAGTCAGCCCGTTCGACTCCGCGGTGCAGGGCGGCGACGCGGTCTGGGAGGGACTGCGCCTCTATCATGGTCGCATTTTCATGCTTACCGAGCATCTGGAGCGGCTCATCAGCTCGGCCAAGGCGCTGGCGTTCGCCGAGATTCCCTCGACAGCTCGGATCATCGACGAGATTCGTCGTACGCTGGCGGCCAACCGAATGACCGACGGCGTCCACATTCGCCTGACGTTGTCGCGCGGCGTGAAGTACACGAGCGGGATGGACCCGCGCCTGAACACCTCGGGACCAACGCTGATCGTGCTGGCGGAGCATAAGCCGCCGGTCTATGACAAGTCGGGCATCACGCTCATGACGAGCAGCATTCGCCGGTTCCCGGTGGATTGCCTTGATCCGAAGATCCACCATTGCAATTTGATTCAATCGATCCTGGCAAAGATCGAAGCCAACGCCGCCGGAGCGGATGACGCGCTCATGCTCGACACGCGGGGTTTCATCGCGGAGACGAATGCGACACATGTTTTCATCGTGGAACGCGGCGTCGTACGCACGAGCCGGCTTGTGGCGTGTCCGGAAGGCATCACGCGCGCCGTGGTGCTGGGCATGTGCCGCCGAAGCGGGATTCCTCATGCCGAAGCCGACCTGTCGCTGACCGAGCTGTACCGCGCTGACGAGTGTTTCTGCACCGGCACGATGGGCGAGCTGGCGCCCGTCGTCAAAGTGGACGGACGGGTCATCGGCGGCGGCCGCGCTGGCGAGATGACTACGCGATTGAGCAACTGCTTTCGTGAGTTGACCGAGACGGAGGGCGAGCCGGTCGCGTGA